In one window of Streptomyces sp. FXJ1.172 DNA:
- a CDS encoding M4 family metallopeptidase has protein sequence MTPRYARHKRTTLAIATAVAAGALLSTGLTTSASAQPTAKAQAAAPAALSASTHASLIQQAQGNAVATAQQIGLGAKEKLIVKDVVKDADGTLHTRYERTYAGLPVLGGDLVVHTAKSGKTKGITRATKAAIKVASLKPQITAAKAEKLAVSAARTLGSAKSAADGARKVIWAASGKPVLAYETIVGGFQDDGTPNQLHVITDAATGKKLFEYQGIENATGTGKTLYSGTVGLTVNLSGSTYQLNDTSRGGHKTYNLARKTSGTGTLVTNSTSTFGTGTASSSSSNQTAAADAAYGAQETWDYYKNTFGRSGIKNDGKAAYSRVHYGSSYVNAFWDDSCFCMTYGDGSNNTDPLTSLDVAGHEMTHGVTANTAGLDYSGESGGLNEATSDILGGVGVEFYANNANDPGDYLIGEKININGDGTPLRYMDKPSKDGGSADSWSSSVGDLDVHYSSGVANHFFYLLSEGSGAKTINGVSYNSPTSNGSTVTGIGRDKALQIWYKALTTYFTSTTDYAGARSGTLSAAADLYGSSSTEYKTVAAAWSAVNVN, from the coding sequence GTGACCCCCCGCTACGCGCGTCACAAGCGCACCACTCTGGCCATCGCCACCGCTGTCGCAGCCGGAGCCCTGCTCTCCACCGGGCTGACCACCAGCGCTTCCGCCCAGCCCACGGCCAAGGCGCAGGCCGCCGCGCCGGCCGCGCTGTCCGCCTCCACCCACGCCTCCCTGATCCAGCAGGCGCAGGGCAACGCCGTCGCCACCGCACAGCAGATAGGCCTCGGCGCCAAGGAGAAGCTGATCGTCAAGGACGTCGTCAAGGACGCCGACGGCACGCTCCACACCCGCTACGAGCGCACCTACGCGGGCCTGCCGGTGCTCGGCGGCGACCTCGTCGTGCACACCGCCAAGTCCGGCAAGACCAAGGGCATCACCAGAGCGACCAAGGCGGCCATCAAGGTGGCCTCGCTCAAGCCGCAGATCACCGCCGCCAAGGCCGAGAAGCTCGCGGTGTCCGCCGCCCGGACCCTCGGCTCCGCCAAGTCCGCCGCGGACGGCGCGCGCAAGGTGATCTGGGCCGCCTCCGGCAAGCCCGTCCTCGCCTACGAGACGATCGTCGGCGGATTCCAGGACGACGGCACCCCGAACCAGCTGCACGTCATCACCGACGCCGCCACGGGCAAGAAGCTCTTCGAGTACCAGGGCATCGAGAACGCGACCGGCACCGGCAAGACCCTGTACTCGGGCACCGTCGGCCTCACCGTCAACCTGTCGGGCTCGACGTACCAGCTGAACGACACCTCGCGCGGCGGCCACAAGACCTACAACCTGGCCCGCAAGACGTCCGGCACCGGCACCCTGGTCACCAACTCGACCAGCACCTTCGGCACCGGCACCGCCTCCAGCTCCTCCAGCAACCAGACGGCCGCCGCCGACGCCGCCTACGGCGCGCAGGAGACCTGGGACTACTACAAGAACACCTTCGGCCGCAGCGGTATCAAGAACGACGGCAAGGCCGCCTACTCCCGCGTCCACTACGGCAGCTCGTACGTGAACGCCTTCTGGGACGACAGCTGCTTCTGCATGACCTACGGCGACGGCTCGAACAACACCGACCCGCTGACCTCGCTCGACGTGGCCGGCCACGAGATGACCCACGGCGTCACCGCCAACACCGCGGGCCTGGACTACAGCGGCGAGTCCGGCGGCCTGAACGAAGCGACCAGCGACATCCTCGGCGGCGTCGGCGTGGAGTTCTACGCCAACAACGCCAATGACCCCGGTGACTACCTCATCGGCGAGAAGATCAACATCAACGGCGACGGCACCCCGCTGCGCTACATGGACAAGCCCAGCAAGGACGGCGGCTCGGCGGACTCCTGGTCATCCTCCGTCGGCGACCTGGACGTCCACTACTCGTCCGGTGTCGCGAACCACTTCTTCTACCTCCTCTCGGAGGGCAGCGGCGCCAAGACGATCAACGGCGTGTCCTACAACTCGCCGACGTCCAACGGCTCCACGGTCACCGGCATCGGCCGGGACAAGGCGCTCCAGATCTGGTACAAGGCGCTGACCACGTACTTCACCTCGACCACCGACTACGCCGGTGCCCGCTCGGGCACCCTGTCGGCGGCGGCGGACCTGTACGGCTCCAGCAGCACCGAGTACAAGACGGTGGCGGCTGCCTGGTCGGCGGTCAACGTCAACTGA
- a CDS encoding ABC transporter ATP-binding protein, with amino-acid sequence MTAGEGLLPVADRGQVRRAVVRLVRADGRAFGAALLLNALAAGAGLAGPWLVGRIVDTVRAGVRSGHGAGAVDRLALWILLCSLAQLLLARWARYVGYRFGERTLARVREEYVERVLALPASVVERAGTGDLTARGTADVATVGTTLRDVGPELLVNTVQALFVLGAVFALDPLLGAFGLLGLAPVWLALRWYLRRARDGYLAEGAATSQTAEIVASTAAGARTVEAFRLRQRRVTASRDALEASRRTRFHTLFLRTVFFPAVEVTYTVPVAGVLLVGGWLHGRGAVGVGAVVAAALYLRQFTEPLDQILMRVEQLQSSGASFARVEGLARASRPGGGAGGCPVPADDRIDVRDVRYAYERGGEVLRGVDLTVRPGERLAVVGPSGAGKTTLSRLLAGIDRPGAGTVTVGGVPVAELAPELLRRQVVLVTQEHHVFLGTVRDNLLIAEPEATDGDVWAALTAVGADDWVRGLPDGLDTRLGPGGTATDGSQAQQLALARVVLADPHTLILDEATALLDPTTARHTERALAAVLEGRTVIAIAHRLHTAHDADRVAVMENGRLTELGTHEDLVTAGGAYAALWRTWHGDTAQEA; translated from the coding sequence GTGACGGCGGGCGAAGGGCTGCTGCCGGTCGCGGACCGGGGGCAGGTGCGGCGGGCCGTGGTGCGGCTGGTGCGCGCCGACGGGCGGGCGTTCGGCGCCGCGCTGCTGCTGAACGCGCTGGCGGCGGGCGCCGGGCTGGCCGGGCCGTGGCTGGTCGGGCGGATCGTCGACACGGTGCGGGCCGGGGTGCGCTCCGGGCACGGGGCCGGTGCGGTGGACCGGCTGGCGCTGTGGATCCTGCTGTGTTCGCTGGCGCAGCTGCTGCTGGCCCGCTGGGCGCGGTACGTGGGCTACCGGTTCGGGGAGCGGACGCTGGCCCGGGTGCGCGAGGAGTACGTCGAGCGGGTGCTGGCGCTGCCCGCGTCCGTGGTGGAGCGCGCCGGCACCGGCGATCTGACCGCGCGCGGCACGGCGGACGTGGCGACCGTCGGCACGACGCTGCGGGACGTCGGCCCGGAGCTGCTGGTCAACACCGTGCAGGCGCTGTTCGTGCTGGGCGCGGTGTTCGCGCTGGACCCGCTGCTCGGGGCGTTCGGGCTGCTCGGACTGGCCCCGGTCTGGCTGGCGCTGCGCTGGTATCTGCGCCGGGCCCGCGACGGCTATCTCGCCGAGGGTGCGGCGACGTCCCAGACCGCGGAGATCGTCGCCTCCACGGCGGCCGGGGCCCGGACGGTGGAGGCGTTCCGGCTGCGGCAGCGGCGGGTGACGGCGAGCCGGGACGCACTGGAGGCCTCGCGCCGTACCCGTTTCCACACGCTGTTCCTGCGGACGGTGTTCTTCCCGGCGGTCGAGGTGACGTACACCGTGCCGGTGGCGGGCGTGCTGCTGGTCGGCGGGTGGCTGCACGGGCGGGGTGCGGTCGGGGTGGGCGCGGTGGTGGCCGCCGCGCTGTATCTGCGGCAGTTCACCGAGCCGCTGGACCAGATCCTGATGCGCGTGGAGCAACTGCAGTCCAGCGGGGCCTCGTTCGCCCGCGTGGAGGGCCTGGCGCGGGCGTCCCGCCCGGGCGGCGGGGCGGGCGGCTGCCCGGTCCCGGCGGACGACCGGATCGACGTGCGCGATGTGCGGTACGCCTACGAACGCGGCGGCGAGGTGCTGCGCGGGGTGGATCTGACGGTACGGCCCGGGGAGCGGCTCGCGGTGGTGGGTCCCTCCGGCGCCGGCAAGACGACGCTCAGCCGGCTGCTCGCGGGCATCGACCGGCCCGGGGCGGGCACGGTGACGGTGGGCGGGGTGCCGGTCGCCGAGCTGGCGCCGGAGCTGCTGCGCCGCCAGGTGGTGCTGGTCACGCAGGAGCACCATGTGTTCCTCGGCACGGTCCGCGACAACCTGCTGATCGCCGAGCCGGAGGCGACGGACGGCGATGTGTGGGCGGCGCTCACGGCGGTGGGCGCCGACGACTGGGTCCGCGGCCTGCCGGACGGCCTCGACACCCGCCTGGGCCCGGGGGGCACGGCCACCGACGGCTCGCAGGCGCAGCAACTCGCCCTGGCCCGGGTGGTGCTGGCCGACCCGCACACCCTGATCCTCGACGAGGCGACGGCTCTGCTGGACCCCACCACGGCCCGCCACACCGAACGCGCCCTCGCCGCCGTCCTCGAGGGCCGCACGGTCATCGCCATCGCCCACCGCCTCCACACGGCCCACGACGCCGACCGCGTGGCGGTCATGGAGAACGGCCGCCTCACTGAACTGGGCACGCACGAGGACCTGGTGACGGCGGGGGGCGCGTACGCGGCGCTATGGCGGACCTGGCACGGGGATACGGCCCAGGAGGCGTGA
- a CDS encoding ABC transporter transmembrane domain-containing protein: protein MIDAYEDPGVPDTRGGWRYLWWLVWRQPLRSVGGAALGSVWMVLLAAQPYMMARAVDDGLVPGRLGVLAAWAGVMFLVGAANAWLSIMRHRTMTRVRMDANFRTVKAVVGHVVRLGAALPRRSGAGEVVTIGVGDVQTLAQALTVVGPGVGSVVVYAVVAGLLLAVSAPLAAVVLLGLPLLALLTGPLTLRLQGAESEYRERQGVLTARIGDLAGGLRVLNGLGGKSLFADAFRTDSQALRAQGYRVGAVASWVQALGVGLPTLFLAVVTWLAARLAAQGSITVGQLVSVYGYVAVLIGPVAFLVQMAYDLNRGVVAARRVVRLLRLEPDPDEGTLPAPDGPAELYDPASGVRIAPGRLTALAAARPAEAAAVVDRLGRFGPTDAVWGGVRLDAIPLAQVRARVLVADNEADLFAGPLREVVAVEGAVDEAALRRALYAAAAEDVVRGLPDGADSAVTGQGRSLSGGQRQRVRLVRALLADPEVLLAVEPTSALDAHTEATVAERLRAAREGRTTVVTSTSPLVLDRADTVVFLAGGKVAAAGPHRRLLAEEPGYRALVARDVEERPAGRDAQAEDAEGVVR, encoded by the coding sequence ATGATCGACGCGTACGAGGATCCGGGGGTGCCCGACACCCGGGGCGGCTGGCGGTATCTGTGGTGGCTGGTGTGGCGGCAGCCGTTGCGGTCGGTGGGCGGGGCCGCGCTGGGCAGTGTGTGGATGGTGCTGCTGGCCGCGCAGCCGTACATGATGGCGCGGGCCGTGGACGACGGGCTGGTGCCGGGGCGGCTGGGGGTGCTGGCCGCCTGGGCCGGGGTGATGTTCCTGGTGGGGGCGGCCAACGCCTGGCTGAGCATCATGCGGCACCGCACCATGACCCGGGTGCGCATGGACGCCAACTTCCGCACGGTGAAGGCGGTCGTGGGCCATGTGGTGCGGCTCGGGGCCGCTCTGCCGCGCCGGTCGGGGGCCGGGGAGGTGGTGACCATCGGGGTCGGTGACGTGCAGACGCTCGCGCAGGCGCTGACCGTGGTCGGGCCGGGCGTCGGCTCGGTCGTGGTGTACGCGGTGGTGGCCGGGCTGCTGCTCGCCGTCTCGGCGCCGCTGGCCGCCGTCGTCCTGCTCGGGCTGCCGCTGCTGGCGCTGCTCACCGGGCCGCTGACGCTGCGGTTGCAGGGCGCGGAGAGCGAGTACCGGGAGCGGCAGGGGGTACTGACCGCGCGCATCGGGGATCTCGCCGGAGGGCTGCGCGTCCTCAACGGGCTGGGCGGGAAGTCGTTGTTCGCCGATGCCTTCCGCACGGACTCGCAGGCGCTGCGGGCGCAGGGGTACCGGGTCGGCGCGGTGGCCAGCTGGGTGCAGGCGCTCGGCGTCGGGCTGCCCACCCTGTTCCTGGCCGTCGTCACCTGGCTGGCCGCCCGGCTCGCGGCCCAGGGATCCATCACTGTAGGCCAGTTGGTGTCCGTGTACGGCTATGTCGCGGTGCTGATCGGGCCGGTGGCGTTCCTCGTGCAGATGGCGTACGACCTGAACCGCGGCGTGGTGGCCGCGCGCCGGGTCGTACGGCTGCTGCGGCTGGAGCCGGACCCGGACGAGGGCACACTGCCCGCGCCCGACGGCCCGGCCGAGCTGTACGACCCCGCGTCCGGGGTGCGGATCGCGCCGGGCCGGCTGACCGCGCTGGCCGCCGCCCGGCCCGCCGAGGCCGCCGCCGTGGTCGACCGGCTCGGCCGCTTCGGGCCGACCGACGCGGTCTGGGGCGGGGTCCGGCTGGACGCGATCCCGCTGGCACAGGTCCGCGCGCGCGTACTGGTCGCGGACAACGAGGCCGACCTGTTCGCCGGGCCGCTCAGGGAGGTCGTGGCCGTCGAGGGCGCGGTCGACGAGGCTGCGCTGCGCCGGGCGCTGTACGCCGCCGCGGCCGAGGACGTCGTACGCGGGCTGCCGGACGGGGCGGACTCGGCCGTCACCGGGCAGGGGCGCAGCCTGTCGGGCGGTCAGCGGCAACGGGTGCGGCTGGTACGGGCGTTGCTGGCCGACCCGGAGGTGCTGCTCGCCGTGGAGCCGACCTCGGCGCTGGACGCGCACACGGAGGCGACGGTCGCCGAGCGGCTGCGGGCGGCACGGGAGGGCCGTACGACGGTGGTGACGTCGACGTCGCCGCTGGTGCTGGACCGCGCGGACACGGTCGTGTTCCTGGCCGGCGGCAAGGTGGCGGCGGCCGGCCCGCACCGGCGGCTGCTGGCCGAGGAGCCGGGCTACCGGGCCCTGGTCGCCCGGGATGTGGAGGAGCGGCCCGCCGGACGGGACGCGCAGGCCGAGGACGCCGAGGGGGTCGTACGGTGA
- a CDS encoding ABC transporter ATP-binding protein → MPTTRATTEDRSAVRTLLRLWPCVRPVRARLFTAAFVAVVASLTGLVIPLVLKWMVDGPVAGRDPAGVWLGALGLLLLGIAEALLFGLRRWLVARPLSHVEAEMRAGLYRHLQRLPVAFHDRWASGQLLSRGTTDLMLLRQFLAFPLTFLLVNGVTILAGVVIMLVQDWVLGLIILAPTIPVMWTCAVFERRYAMVSRRAQDQVGDLTTLVEESVLGIRVIKGFGRHRSQARAFGELTGSLRGTELRKARLLAAVWGVMVTLPELAIGAALVLGAVRVADGGLSAGTLVAFLSTALALRWPVDSIGFMLAMSQEAATATERYFEVMDEEPEEPEEPEESEEPEAGTVGGGRNRGTAPGGGCGLRFENVQFRYPDAPPGSPPLLSRIDLHIRPGESMALVGATGSGKTTLTALVPRLHEVTSGRITLDGADIAAMPRQELRAKVAVAFEEPTLFSASVGENVLMGAGPDAGEAELDRALGVAQAAGFVHALPHGAGTRVGEQGLSLSGGQRQRLALARAVAGRPGFLVLDDPLSALDVHTEAAVEAALREVLADTTALIVAHRPSTVLLADRVALLSGGRIAAVGTHHELLRTNAEYARLMSGESGRFGDTEDSR, encoded by the coding sequence ATGCCCACGACACGTGCAACCACCGAGGACCGCTCCGCCGTCCGCACGCTGCTGCGGCTGTGGCCCTGCGTACGCCCCGTGCGGGCACGGCTGTTCACGGCCGCGTTCGTCGCGGTCGTCGCCTCCCTCACGGGGCTGGTGATCCCGCTCGTGCTGAAGTGGATGGTCGACGGACCGGTCGCCGGCCGCGACCCGGCCGGAGTGTGGCTCGGCGCCCTTGGCCTGCTCCTGCTGGGCATCGCCGAGGCGCTGCTGTTCGGCCTGCGCCGGTGGCTGGTGGCCCGGCCGCTGTCGCACGTGGAGGCGGAGATGCGGGCGGGGCTGTACCGGCACCTGCAGCGGCTGCCGGTGGCCTTCCACGACCGCTGGGCGTCGGGCCAGTTGCTCTCCCGGGGCACCACCGACCTGATGCTGCTGCGTCAGTTCCTCGCCTTCCCGCTGACGTTCCTGCTGGTCAACGGCGTGACCATCCTGGCCGGTGTGGTGATCATGCTGGTGCAGGACTGGGTGCTGGGGCTGATCATCCTCGCCCCGACGATCCCCGTGATGTGGACCTGCGCGGTCTTCGAGCGGCGGTACGCCATGGTGTCCCGGCGGGCGCAGGACCAGGTCGGCGACCTGACGACGCTGGTCGAGGAGAGCGTGCTCGGCATCCGCGTCATCAAGGGCTTCGGCCGCCACCGCAGCCAGGCGCGGGCGTTCGGCGAACTGACCGGGTCCCTGCGCGGCACCGAGCTGCGCAAGGCACGGCTGCTGGCCGCGGTCTGGGGTGTCATGGTGACACTGCCCGAGCTGGCGATCGGGGCGGCGCTGGTGCTGGGCGCGGTGCGGGTGGCCGACGGCGGGCTGTCGGCGGGGACCCTGGTGGCCTTCCTGAGCACGGCCCTCGCGTTGCGCTGGCCCGTGGACTCCATCGGCTTCATGCTGGCGATGAGCCAGGAGGCGGCCACGGCGACCGAGCGGTACTTCGAGGTCATGGACGAGGAACCGGAAGAACCGGAAGAACCGGAAGAGTCGGAAGAACCGGAAGCCGGCACGGTCGGGGGCGGGCGGAATCGAGGGACGGCTCCCGGGGGCGGCTGCGGACTCCGCTTCGAGAACGTCCAGTTCCGCTACCCCGACGCGCCCCCCGGCTCACCGCCCCTGCTCTCCCGCATCGACCTCCACATCCGCCCCGGCGAGTCCATGGCCCTCGTCGGAGCCACCGGCAGCGGAAAGACCACGCTCACCGCGCTCGTGCCACGGCTGCACGAGGTCACCTCGGGCCGTATCACCCTCGACGGCGCGGACATCGCCGCGATGCCCCGGCAGGAGCTGCGTGCCAAGGTCGCCGTGGCCTTCGAGGAGCCCACCCTCTTCTCGGCGAGCGTCGGTGAGAACGTCCTCATGGGCGCCGGGCCGGACGCGGGCGAGGCGGAACTGGACCGGGCGCTCGGCGTGGCGCAGGCAGCCGGCTTCGTCCACGCCCTCCCGCACGGCGCCGGCACCCGCGTCGGCGAGCAGGGCCTCAGCCTCTCCGGCGGCCAGCGCCAGCGCCTCGCACTGGCCCGCGCGGTGGCCGGCCGGCCGGGGTTCCTGGTGCTGGACGACCCGCTGTCCGCCCTGGACGTGCACACGGAGGCGGCCGTGGAGGCCGCGCTGCGCGAGGTCCTCGCCGACACCACCGCGCTGATCGTGGCCCACCGCCCGTCCACGGTGCTGCTCGCCGACCGGGTCGCCCTGCTCTCGGGCGGCCGGATCGCCGCCGTCGGCACCCACCACGAACTGCTGCGCACCAACGCCGAGTACGCGCGCCTGATGTCCGGAGAATCCGGCCGCTTTGGGGATACGGAGGACTCCCGTTGA
- a CDS encoding M4 family metallopeptidase, whose translation MRRNSSRGRTSHTPQFRTAHRRSATLALAGVAALIAAAVQSGAASAAPAPAPHAGKANPAHMALKLTPSQRAELLRDADAAKAATARSIGLGGKEKLTVKDVVKDADGTLHTRYERTYAGLPVLGGDLVVDSNRSGKTMDVVRATNARVQVAGLTPKVSEAAAEKQAVQRAKARGGTRPAADSVRKVIWAATGRPVLAYETVVGGLQDDGTPNQLHVITDAATGKKLYEYQGIETGIGNTQYSGQVTLTTTHSGSSYTLTDGSRGGHKTYNLNHGSDGTGTLFSQSNDTWGDGTTSNAATAGADAAYGAQETWDFYKNTFGRSGIKNDGVGAYSRVHYGDSYVNAFWDDSCFCMTYGDGSNNADPLTALDVAGHEMSHGVTANTAGLDYSDESGGLNEATSDIMGTGVEFYANNASDPGDYLIGEKININGDGTPLRYMDKPSKDGSSADSWYSGVGNLDVHYSSGIANHFFYLLSEGSGAKTINGVSYDSPTSDGLPVTGIGRDKALQIWYRALTTKFTSTTNYADARTGTLAAAGELYGTSSAEYAAVEDAWAGVNVGSRSGGGGGGGGGGGTGSTYDNNTQMAIPDNGPAITSAVTVSDRSGNAPGNLQVSVDITHTWRGDLVIDLVGPSGTAYRLKNFSASDSADNVKATYTVNAAAEPANGTWKLRVQDQASQDTGTLNDWKLIFP comes from the coding sequence TTGAGACGCAATTCCTCTCGCGGACGCACCTCCCACACCCCGCAGTTCCGCACCGCGCACCGTCGTAGCGCCACCCTCGCCCTCGCCGGTGTCGCCGCGCTGATCGCCGCCGCCGTCCAGTCGGGCGCGGCCAGTGCCGCACCGGCGCCCGCGCCGCACGCCGGCAAGGCGAACCCAGCGCACATGGCGCTGAAGCTCACCCCCTCGCAGCGCGCCGAGCTGCTGCGCGACGCCGACGCCGCCAAGGCCGCGACGGCGCGGTCGATCGGCCTCGGCGGCAAGGAGAAGCTGACCGTCAAGGACGTCGTGAAGGACGCCGACGGCACGCTCCACACCCGCTACGAGCGCACCTACGCCGGCCTGCCCGTCCTCGGCGGCGACCTGGTCGTGGACAGCAACAGGTCCGGCAAGACCATGGACGTCGTCCGGGCCACGAACGCCAGGGTCCAGGTCGCCGGTCTCACCCCCAAGGTGTCCGAGGCGGCCGCCGAGAAGCAGGCCGTGCAGCGGGCGAAGGCGCGCGGCGGCACCAGGCCGGCCGCGGACAGCGTCCGCAAGGTGATCTGGGCGGCGACCGGCAGGCCCGTCCTCGCCTACGAGACGGTCGTCGGCGGCCTCCAGGACGACGGCACCCCGAACCAGCTGCACGTCATCACCGATGCCGCCACCGGCAAGAAGCTCTACGAGTACCAGGGCATCGAGACCGGCATCGGCAACACGCAGTACAGCGGGCAGGTCACGCTGACCACGACCCACTCGGGCTCGTCGTACACGCTGACCGACGGCTCGCGCGGCGGGCACAAGACGTACAACCTGAACCACGGCAGCGACGGCACCGGCACGCTGTTCTCGCAGAGCAACGACACCTGGGGCGACGGCACCACGTCCAACGCGGCCACCGCGGGCGCCGACGCCGCCTACGGCGCGCAGGAGACCTGGGACTTCTACAAGAACACCTTCGGCCGCAGCGGCATCAAGAACGACGGCGTGGGCGCCTACTCCCGCGTGCACTACGGCGATTCGTACGTCAACGCCTTCTGGGACGACAGCTGCTTCTGCATGACCTACGGCGACGGCTCGAACAACGCCGACCCGCTGACCGCGCTGGACGTGGCCGGGCACGAGATGAGCCACGGCGTCACCGCCAACACCGCGGGCCTGGACTACAGCGACGAGTCCGGCGGCCTGAACGAGGCCACCAGCGACATCATGGGCACCGGCGTGGAGTTCTACGCCAACAACGCCTCCGACCCCGGTGACTACCTCATCGGCGAGAAGATCAACATCAACGGCGACGGCACCCCGCTGCGCTACATGGACAAGCCCAGCAAGGACGGCAGCTCCGCGGACTCCTGGTACTCGGGCGTCGGCAACCTCGACGTGCACTACTCCTCCGGGATCGCCAACCACTTCTTCTACCTGCTGAGCGAGGGCAGCGGAGCCAAGACGATCAACGGCGTCAGCTACGACTCGCCGACCTCGGACGGGCTTCCCGTGACCGGAATCGGCCGGGACAAGGCGCTGCAGATCTGGTACCGGGCGCTGACCACCAAGTTCACCTCCACCACGAACTACGCCGACGCCCGCACCGGCACCCTCGCGGCGGCCGGCGAGCTGTACGGCACCTCCAGCGCCGAGTACGCCGCGGTCGAGGACGCCTGGGCGGGTGTCAACGTCGGCTCACGCTCCGGCGGTGGCGGCGGTGGCGGTGGCGGTGGCGGCACCGGTTCGACGTACGACAACAACACGCAGATGGCGATCCCCGACAACGGGCCCGCCATCACCTCGGCCGTCACCGTCTCCGACCGGAGCGGGAACGCGCCCGGCAATCTCCAGGTGAGCGTCGACATCACGCACACCTGGCGGGGCGACCTGGTGATCGACCTCGTCGGCCCGTCCGGCACCGCCTACCGGCTGAAGAACTTCAGCGCCTCCGACTCGGCCGACAACGTGAAGGCGACGTACACGGTCAACGCCGCCGCCGAACCTGCCAACGGAACGTGGAAGTTGAGGGTGCAGGATCAAGCCAGTCAGGACACGGGCACGCTCAACGACTGGAAGCTGATCTTCCCGTAA
- a CDS encoding GNAT family N-acetyltransferase — protein sequence MIIPPEMLPDGVVLRLLSPDDAEALHAAYVANWKFLAPWEPHRPDSFFTVEGQAERIAERLAEFAERRVVPWVFESDGSIVGTITLTGLVLGPFRSASMGYWVAADRQRRGLAGAAVASACRTARDIVGLHRVEASTLLDNTASQRVLARNGFEPIGMAPRYLHINGEWRDHRLFQRILHDAPPPA from the coding sequence GTGATCATTCCCCCCGAAATGCTGCCGGACGGCGTCGTGTTGCGGCTGCTCTCCCCCGATGACGCCGAGGCACTGCACGCCGCGTACGTGGCGAACTGGAAGTTCCTCGCTCCTTGGGAACCCCACCGTCCGGACAGCTTCTTCACCGTCGAGGGGCAGGCCGAGCGCATCGCCGAACGGCTGGCGGAGTTCGCGGAACGACGCGTCGTGCCCTGGGTGTTCGAGAGCGACGGCTCGATCGTCGGTACGATCACGCTCACCGGGCTGGTCCTCGGGCCGTTCCGCAGCGCGTCCATGGGGTACTGGGTGGCCGCCGACCGGCAGCGGCGGGGGCTGGCCGGCGCGGCGGTGGCGAGCGCCTGCCGCACGGCTCGCGACATCGTCGGCCTGCACCGCGTCGAGGCCAGCACGCTCCTCGACAACACCGCGTCGCAACGCGTGCTGGCGAGGAACGGTTTCGAGCCGATCGGCATGGCTCCGCGCTATCTGCACATCAACGGGGAATGGCGGGACCACCGTCTGTTCCAGCGGATTCTGCACGACGCTCCGCCGCCGGCCTGA
- a CDS encoding DUF1990 domain-containing protein has translation MSSAPFTYEPAGATRDDLTYCPPGFHPLFVRTRIGEGHTLFQRAAEAVLTWEMHRAMGVGIDATAHRAAPGVGVTVTLAGLLKAPCRIIWTAEEPRRAGWAYGTLEGHPECGEEAFLVDRTGDGTVWLTVAAFSRPAKWYARAAGPATRGLQHAYARRCGAVLKKLCAGLSEE, from the coding sequence ATGTCCTCGGCGCCCTTCACCTACGAGCCGGCCGGTGCGACCCGCGACGACCTGACGTACTGCCCGCCCGGCTTCCACCCCTTGTTCGTGCGCACCCGCATCGGCGAGGGTCACACACTCTTCCAACGGGCGGCCGAGGCGGTCCTCACCTGGGAGATGCACCGCGCGATGGGCGTGGGCATCGACGCCACCGCCCATCGCGCGGCCCCCGGTGTCGGCGTCACCGTCACCTTGGCGGGCCTGCTCAAGGCGCCCTGCCGCATCATCTGGACCGCGGAGGAACCCCGCCGGGCCGGCTGGGCCTACGGCACCCTGGAGGGCCACCCCGAGTGCGGCGAGGAGGCCTTCCTGGTCGACCGCACCGGCGACGGCACGGTCTGGCTGACGGTGGCCGCGTTCAGCAGACCGGCCAAGTGGTACGCCAGGGCCGCCGGCCCGGCGACACGGGGCCTGCAGCACGCGTACGCCCGCCGCTGCGGGGCGGTGCTGAAGAAGCTGTGCGCGGGGCTGTCCGAGGAGTGA